The genomic window ATGATGTGGAACTTCCAGATCGCCGGTCTGCTGGTCGGCGCGACCATCGTCTGTTACGACGGCAGCCCCACCTATCCGGCCCCGGACGCGTTGTGGCGCATCGCCGCCGAGACCCGCGCCACCGTACTGGGTACCAGTCCCGGCTACGTGCTCGCCTGCATCAAGGCGGGTGCGGTGCCGCGCGCCGAGCACGACCTGTCCGCTCTGCGCACGGTCGGCATCACCGGCGCGTCGCTACCGACCTCGTCGGCGGTCTGGTTGGGCGAGAACACCGGTGAGCACGTTCAGGTCAGCTCGATCAGCGGTGGCACCGATGTGGTTTCGGCCTTCCTCGGTGGGGTCCGCACCGTCCCGGCCTGGCCTGGCGAGCTTTCGGCCCGCTTCCTCGGCGCGGCGGTCGAGGCCTTCGACGGCACCGGTCAGCCGGTCCGGAACGAGGTCGGCGAGCTCGTCATCACCAAGCCGATGCCGTCCATGCCGGTCCGCTTCTGGCAGGACCCGGACGGAAAGCGTTATCACGAAGCCTATTTCGACATGTATCCCGGCATCTGGCGGCACGGTGACTGGATCACCATCACCGATCGGAACAGCATCGTGGTGCACGGCCGCTCCGATTCCACCCTCAATCGGCACGGCGTCCGGATGGGCAGCGCCGACATCTATCAGTCCGTCGAAGCCCTCCCCGAGATCGCCGAAGCCCTGGTCATCGGCGCCGAACAGCCCGACGGCGGCTACTGGATGCCGCTGTTCGTCGTCCTCGCTCCCGGCGCCGAACTCACCGACGAGCTGAAGACCCGGATCAACACCACCATCCGCACCGAGGTTTCGCCGCGGCACGTGCCGGACGAAATCCTCATCGCCCCTGGCATTCCGCACACCCGCACCGGCAAGAAGCTCGAGGTCCCCATCAAGAAGCTGTTCCAGGGTGCCGACCCGACCAGGGTCGTCGAGCGCAGCGCGGTCGACAACCCGGACCTGCTCGACTGGTACGCCACGCTTCGCCCGAACACCGGCGCCTAGCAGCGGCCGATCGTCACCGTCTCGACGTCGTCGGATCGGCCGGTATTGATAGACCCCGCGGTGCGCATCTCCTAGCGTGGTAGGCGACAGGTTCGTCACTTACCCGCGGAGGTGGCATCGTGGCCGCACAGGACGTCCGAGAACGCGACGAGACGGCCGCGTACCCGCCGGGGTCACGACTACCCGCCTTTGTGCAGAGCATCTTCTTCCAAGTCGATCGGCAGCGGTTCGTGCCCGCGCTCGCCCGCCGGTACGGCGACGTCTTCACGCTGCGCATCCCGCCGTTCGCCGATCATTTCGTGGTGTTCTCCCGGCCGGAACACATCAAGGAGATCTTCGCGGGCAATCCGCGCGACCTGCACGCGGGCGAAGGCAACCAGATTCTCGGCCACATCATGGGCCAGCACTCGCTGCTACTCACCGACGAGGACGAACACGCGCGGGCCAGGCGGCTGCTGATGCCCGCCTTCAACGGCGCGGCGCTACGCGCCTACCGCGAGCTGGTCGCCGACATCGCCGTCGCCGAGATCGGCCGCTGGACACCGGGTTCGACGCTGGTCACGCTCGACCGGATGAACGCGCTCACCCTCGAGGTGATCATGCAGGTGGTGTTCGGGGTCACCGACGAACAGACCCGCGCCGAGCTCACGCCACGGCTGAAGCACATCGTGAACCTCAATCCGCTGGTCTTCCTCGGTTTCCAGTCGACCATGCTCGGCCGGGTCGGCCCGTGGAAACGGTTCGCCACGAATCTGCACGAGGTCGACGCCCTGCTCTACGCCGAAATCGCGGGCCGACGACGCGCGCCGGATCTGGCCGAACGCACCGATGTCCTGTCCCGGCTGCTGCACGCGGGCACCGGTGACGATCACGACCCGCCGCTCACCGACGCCGAGCTGCGCGACCAGCTCATCACCCTGCTGCTGGCGGGCCATGAGACGACCGCGTCGGCGCTGTCCTGGGCCTTGTACGAGATCGCCGCGCACCCCGATATTCAACGAGAGGCCGCCGAGGCCGCGCGTACCGGCGACGACAAGTACCTCGAAGCCGTCATGAAGGAAGCGATGCGGCTGCACGTTGTCATCAACGGGACCAACCGAAAACTGACCAGGGACATGACCATCGGCGGCCGGCGGCTGCCCGCGGGCACGGTGGTCAATACCTCGATCCTGCTCGCGCATCGCAGCCCCGACAACTATCCCGACATCGCCGTCTTCCGGCCGGACCGCTTCCTGGCGGGCGAGGTGGCGCCGAATACCTGGCTGCCCTTCGGCGGCGGGGTCCGGCGCTGCATCGGTGCGGGTTTCTCCCTAATGGAGGGCACCACCGTGTTGCGGGAAATTCTTGTGCGGCACGCGCTTTCGCTGCCGGAAGGGGCGGAGCCCGAACGGGGAAAGACGCGCAACATCACGACGGTCCCCCGAGGCAAGGCCCGTCTG from Nocardia iowensis includes these protein-coding regions:
- a CDS encoding cytochrome P450, which produces MAAQDVRERDETAAYPPGSRLPAFVQSIFFQVDRQRFVPALARRYGDVFTLRIPPFADHFVVFSRPEHIKEIFAGNPRDLHAGEGNQILGHIMGQHSLLLTDEDEHARARRLLMPAFNGAALRAYRELVADIAVAEIGRWTPGSTLVTLDRMNALTLEVIMQVVFGVTDEQTRAELTPRLKHIVNLNPLVFLGFQSTMLGRVGPWKRFATNLHEVDALLYAEIAGRRRAPDLAERTDVLSRLLHAGTGDDHDPPLTDAELRDQLITLLLAGHETTASALSWALYEIAAHPDIQREAAEAARTGDDKYLEAVMKEAMRLHVVINGTNRKLTRDMTIGGRRLPAGTVVNTSILLAHRSPDNYPDIAVFRPDRFLAGEVAPNTWLPFGGGVRRCIGAGFSLMEGTTVLREILVRHALSLPEGAEPERGKTRNITTVPRGKARLVITPRG
- a CDS encoding acetoacetate--CoA ligase; translated protein: MQPQWVPTEQDIADARITDFAKFVEARTGVAAPDYATLWQWSVDDIAGFWHAVWDYFELGEVAGEVLPSSEMPGAQWFPGTRLNYVDQIVRQFRTDRPAIVAVAEDTPTREVSWVELIDYSTALARTLRSMGVRAGDRVAGYLPNIPEAVIAFLATASIGAVWSACGQDYSPKAALDRLGQLEPTVLITADGYRFGGKAHDKRDDIAALQAGLGTLRGTIAVSQLGFDVPDATPWRDAIAHDEAAPAVISTEAVDFDHPLWIVFSSGTTGLPKGIVHGHGGVLLEHLKAVALQSDIGPDDTFFWYTSPSWMMWNFQIAGLLVGATIVCYDGSPTYPAPDALWRIAAETRATVLGTSPGYVLACIKAGAVPRAEHDLSALRTVGITGASLPTSSAVWLGENTGEHVQVSSISGGTDVVSAFLGGVRTVPAWPGELSARFLGAAVEAFDGTGQPVRNEVGELVITKPMPSMPVRFWQDPDGKRYHEAYFDMYPGIWRHGDWITITDRNSIVVHGRSDSTLNRHGVRMGSADIYQSVEALPEIAEALVIGAEQPDGGYWMPLFVVLAPGAELTDELKTRINTTIRTEVSPRHVPDEILIAPGIPHTRTGKKLEVPIKKLFQGADPTRVVERSAVDNPDLLDWYATLRPNTGA